One Brienomyrus brachyistius isolate T26 chromosome 24, BBRACH_0.4, whole genome shotgun sequence DNA segment encodes these proteins:
- the LOC125720076 gene encoding myotubularin-like isoform X1, producing MASASLPVYNSNSLDISSCKNASRESLRMELLTDAPWLPGEERVIDKDIIYICPFSGAIKGRVFISNYRLFFRSADADPAVTLEVPLGAISRVEKMGGASSRGENSYGLDITCKDMRNLRFALKQEGHSRRDIFDILFRYAFPLSHGLQLFAFVSQEKFSENGWNVYSPMQEFRRQGLPNDQWRITFLNNNYELCDTYPSILVVPYTASDEDLRRVATFRSRGRISVLSWIHPENQAVITRCSQPLVGMGGKRNRDDERYLELIRATNRTTSKLTIFDARPNVNAVANKAGTNQGDRSSLYVSVSACLSVCLPVWLPACLSACLSACLPACLPVCLPACLSACLPACLPASVRVLVCLSLSLSLYVCLSVCLPLSVCLSVSVSLSLSLSLSVCLPVCLPLSMCLSVCLSPSLCLPACLPACLSACLCPCACLSLSLSLPLSVCLPVCLPVCLPVCLPACLCPCACLSLSLSLSLSLSVCRSLWASNCLQATGGGYEGEDAYQNAELVFLDIHNIHVMRESLKKLKDIVYPNVEESHWLSSLESTHWLEHIKLVLSGAIQVADRISSGSSVVVHCSDGWDRTAQLTSLAMLMLDGYYRTLRGFQVLLEKEWLSFGHKFASRIGHGDKNHADADRSPIFLQFVDCVWQMTKQFPTAFEFNEHFLVTVLDHLYSCRFGTFLFNCESLRETSEVKKKTVSLWSFINSEASSYSNPFFTVDLSHVLYPVASMRHLELWVSYYIRWNPRIRQQQQSPMEQRYKELLALKEQYLKKLEELQLSDQAPQVSSRGPHLSNSAGPSPSSPPPRVTRLQTPF from the exons ATGGCCTCCGCTTCGTTACCAGTGTATAACTCAAACTCTCTGGATATAAGCTCCTGCAAAAAT GCGTCAAGGGAGAGCCTTAGGATGGAGCTGCTCACTGACGCCCCTTGGCTGCCTGGGGAGGAGAGGGTGATCG aCAAAGACATCATCTACATTTGCCCCTTCAGTGGGGCAATAAAGGGCAGAGTGTTCATCTCCAACTACAGGCTGTTCTTCAGGAGCGCGGATGCT GACCCTGCGGTGACTCTTGAGGTGCCACTTGGAGCCATAAGTCGGGTGGAGAAGATGGGTGGGGCTTCGAGCCGCGGAGAGAATTCCTATGGGCTTGACATCACGTGCAAG GACATGAGGAATCTGCGATTCGCTCTAAAGCAGGAGGGCCACAGCAGAAGGGACATCTTTGACATCCTGTTTCGATACGCCTTCCCCCTTTCCCACGGACTG CAACTGTTTGCTTTCGTGAGCCAGGAGAAGTTTTCGGAAAACGGCTGGAATGTTTACAGCCCAATGCAGGAATTCAGGCGGCAG GGTCTGCCTAACGATCAGTGGAGGATCACCTTCTTGAACAACAACTACGAGCTGTGTGACACCTATCCCAGCATCCTGGTCGTCCCGTACACTGCCTCCGACGAGGACCTGCGCAGGGTGGCCACCTTCCGTTCTCGTGGCCGGATTTCC GTGCTGTCGTGGATACACCCAGAGAACCAGGCCGTGATCACACGCTGCAGCCAGCCCCTggttggcatgggggggaaacgTAACCGTGACGACGAGCGCTACCTGGAGCTCATCCGCGCCACCAACAGGACGACCAGCAAGCTAACCATCTTCGATGCGCGGCCCAACGTCAACGCCGTCGCCAACAAGGCAGGAACTAATCAGGGGGACAGATCGTCTCTGTAtgtctctgtgtctgcctgcctgtctgtctgtctgcctgtctggctgcctgcctgcctgtctgcctgcctgtctgcctgcctgcctgcctgtctgcctgtctgcctgcctgcctgcctgtctgcctgcctgcctgcctgcctgcctgcctctgtcCGTGTGcttgtttgtctctctctctccctctctctgtatgtctgcctgtctgtctgcctgcctctgTCCGTGTgcttgtctgtctctgtctctctctctctctccctctctctgtctgtctgcctgcctgtctgcctgcctctgTCCATgtgcttgtctgtctgtctctctccctctctctgtctgcctgcctgtctgcctgcctgtctgtctgcctgcctctgTCCGTGTgcttgtctgtctctgtctctctctctccctctctctgtctgtctgcctgtctgtctgcctgtctgtctgcctgtctgtctgcctgcctgcctctgtcCGTGtgcttgtctgtctctctctctctctctctccctctctctgtctgtctgccggtCTTTATGGGCCTCAAACTGCTTGCAGGCCACAGGCGGTGGGTACGAGGGTGAAGATGCTTACCAGAATGCTGAGCTGGTGTTCCTGGACATCCACAATATCCATGTGATGCGCGAGTcgctaaagaagctgaaggacatCGTGTACCCCAACGTGGAGGAGTCCCACTGGCTGTCCAGCTTGGAGTCCACACACTGGCTAGAGCACATCAAG CTGGTGCTCTCGGGGGCCATCCAGGTGGCAGACAGGATCTCGTCAGGGAGCTCGGTGGTGGTGCACTGCAGCGACGGCTGGGACCGCACTGCCCAGCTGACCTCACTGGCCATGCTCATGCTGGACGGCTACTACCGCACGCTGAGGGGCTTCCAGGTCCTACTGGAGAAGGAGTGGCTCAGCTTCGGGCACAAGTTTGCGTCT AGGATCGGCCATGGCGATAAGAACCACGCCGATGCTGACCGCTCTCCCATCTTCCTGCAGTTTGTGGATTGCGTGTGGCAGATGACCAAGCAG TTCCCCACAGCATTCGAGTTCAACGAGCACTTCTTGGTGACCGTACTGGACCACTTATACAGCTGCCGCTTTGGGACGTTCCTGTTCAACTGTGAGAGCTTGCGGGAAACTAGC GAGGTCAAGAAGAAGACTGTGTCCCTGTGGTCCTTCATCAACAGCGAGGCGTCCTCCTACAGCAACCCCTTCTTCACGGTGGACCTCAGCCACGTGCTCTACCCTGTGGCCAGCATGCGGCACCTGGAACTCTGGGTGTCCTACTACATCCGGTGGAACCCGCGCATCCGGCAGCAG CAGCAGAGTCCAATGGAGCAGCGCTATAAGGAGCTTCTGGCCCTTAAGGAGCAGTACCTGAAGAAGCTGGAGGAGCTCCAGCTTTCGGACCAGGCCCCACAGGTGTCATCCCGGGGCCCACACCTGTCCAACAGCGCCGGCCCCTCCCCCAGCTCGCCCCCACCACGGGTCACGCGCCTGCAAACCCCCTTCTAA
- the LOC125720076 gene encoding myotubularin-like isoform X2, producing the protein MASASLPVYNSNSLDISSCKNASRESLRMELLTDAPWLPGEERVIDKDIIYICPFSGAIKGRVFISNYRLFFRSADADPAVTLEVPLGAISRVEKMGGASSRGENSYGLDITCKDMRNLRFALKQEGHSRRDIFDILFRYAFPLSHGLQLFAFVSQEKFSENGWNVYSPMQEFRRQGLPNDQWRITFLNNNYELCDTYPSILVVPYTASDEDLRRVATFRSRGRISVLSWIHPENQAVITRCSQPLVGMGGKRNRDDERYLELIRATNRTTSKLTIFDARPNVNAVANKAGTNQGDRSSLYVSVSACLSVCLPVWLPACLSACLSACLPACLPVCLPACLSACLPACLPASVRVLVCLSLSLSLYVCLSVCLPLSVCLSVSVSLSLSLSLSVCLPVCLPLSMCLSVCLSPSLCLPACLPACLSACLCPCACLSLSLSLPLSVCLPVCLPVCLPVCLPACLCPCACLSLSLSLSLSLSVCRSLWASNCLQATGGGYEGEDAYQNAELVFLDIHNIHVMRESLKKLKDIVYPNVEESHWLSSLESTHWLEHIKLVLSGAIQVADRISSGSSVVVHCSDGWDRTAQLTSLAMLMLDGYYRTLRGFQVLLEKEWLSFGHKFASRIGHGDKNHADADRSPIFLQFVDCVWQMTKQFPTAFEFNEHFLVTVLDHLYSCRFGTFLFNCESLRETSEVKKKTVSLWSFINSEASSYSNPFFTVDLSHVLYPVASMRHLELWVSYYIRWNPRIRQQQSPMEQRYKELLALKEQYLKKLEELQLSDQAPQVSSRGPHLSNSAGPSPSSPPPRVTRLQTPF; encoded by the exons ATGGCCTCCGCTTCGTTACCAGTGTATAACTCAAACTCTCTGGATATAAGCTCCTGCAAAAAT GCGTCAAGGGAGAGCCTTAGGATGGAGCTGCTCACTGACGCCCCTTGGCTGCCTGGGGAGGAGAGGGTGATCG aCAAAGACATCATCTACATTTGCCCCTTCAGTGGGGCAATAAAGGGCAGAGTGTTCATCTCCAACTACAGGCTGTTCTTCAGGAGCGCGGATGCT GACCCTGCGGTGACTCTTGAGGTGCCACTTGGAGCCATAAGTCGGGTGGAGAAGATGGGTGGGGCTTCGAGCCGCGGAGAGAATTCCTATGGGCTTGACATCACGTGCAAG GACATGAGGAATCTGCGATTCGCTCTAAAGCAGGAGGGCCACAGCAGAAGGGACATCTTTGACATCCTGTTTCGATACGCCTTCCCCCTTTCCCACGGACTG CAACTGTTTGCTTTCGTGAGCCAGGAGAAGTTTTCGGAAAACGGCTGGAATGTTTACAGCCCAATGCAGGAATTCAGGCGGCAG GGTCTGCCTAACGATCAGTGGAGGATCACCTTCTTGAACAACAACTACGAGCTGTGTGACACCTATCCCAGCATCCTGGTCGTCCCGTACACTGCCTCCGACGAGGACCTGCGCAGGGTGGCCACCTTCCGTTCTCGTGGCCGGATTTCC GTGCTGTCGTGGATACACCCAGAGAACCAGGCCGTGATCACACGCTGCAGCCAGCCCCTggttggcatgggggggaaacgTAACCGTGACGACGAGCGCTACCTGGAGCTCATCCGCGCCACCAACAGGACGACCAGCAAGCTAACCATCTTCGATGCGCGGCCCAACGTCAACGCCGTCGCCAACAAGGCAGGAACTAATCAGGGGGACAGATCGTCTCTGTAtgtctctgtgtctgcctgcctgtctgtctgtctgcctgtctggctgcctgcctgcctgtctgcctgcctgtctgcctgcctgcctgcctgtctgcctgtctgcctgcctgcctgcctgtctgcctgcctgcctgcctgcctgcctgcctctgtcCGTGTGcttgtttgtctctctctctccctctctctgtatgtctgcctgtctgtctgcctgcctctgTCCGTGTgcttgtctgtctctgtctctctctctctctccctctctctgtctgtctgcctgcctgtctgcctgcctctgTCCATgtgcttgtctgtctgtctctctccctctctctgtctgcctgcctgtctgcctgcctgtctgtctgcctgcctctgTCCGTGTgcttgtctgtctctgtctctctctctccctctctctgtctgtctgcctgtctgtctgcctgtctgtctgcctgtctgtctgcctgcctgcctctgtcCGTGtgcttgtctgtctctctctctctctctctccctctctctgtctgtctgccggtCTTTATGGGCCTCAAACTGCTTGCAGGCCACAGGCGGTGGGTACGAGGGTGAAGATGCTTACCAGAATGCTGAGCTGGTGTTCCTGGACATCCACAATATCCATGTGATGCGCGAGTcgctaaagaagctgaaggacatCGTGTACCCCAACGTGGAGGAGTCCCACTGGCTGTCCAGCTTGGAGTCCACACACTGGCTAGAGCACATCAAG CTGGTGCTCTCGGGGGCCATCCAGGTGGCAGACAGGATCTCGTCAGGGAGCTCGGTGGTGGTGCACTGCAGCGACGGCTGGGACCGCACTGCCCAGCTGACCTCACTGGCCATGCTCATGCTGGACGGCTACTACCGCACGCTGAGGGGCTTCCAGGTCCTACTGGAGAAGGAGTGGCTCAGCTTCGGGCACAAGTTTGCGTCT AGGATCGGCCATGGCGATAAGAACCACGCCGATGCTGACCGCTCTCCCATCTTCCTGCAGTTTGTGGATTGCGTGTGGCAGATGACCAAGCAG TTCCCCACAGCATTCGAGTTCAACGAGCACTTCTTGGTGACCGTACTGGACCACTTATACAGCTGCCGCTTTGGGACGTTCCTGTTCAACTGTGAGAGCTTGCGGGAAACTAGC GAGGTCAAGAAGAAGACTGTGTCCCTGTGGTCCTTCATCAACAGCGAGGCGTCCTCCTACAGCAACCCCTTCTTCACGGTGGACCTCAGCCACGTGCTCTACCCTGTGGCCAGCATGCGGCACCTGGAACTCTGGGTGTCCTACTACATCCGGTGGAACCCGCGCATCCGGCAGCAG CAGAGTCCAATGGAGCAGCGCTATAAGGAGCTTCTGGCCCTTAAGGAGCAGTACCTGAAGAAGCTGGAGGAGCTCCAGCTTTCGGACCAGGCCCCACAGGTGTCATCCCGGGGCCCACACCTGTCCAACAGCGCCGGCCCCTCCCCCAGCTCGCCCCCACCACGGGTCACGCGCCTGCAAACCCCCTTCTAA
- the LOC125720076 gene encoding myotubularin-like isoform X5: MASASLPVYNSNSLDISSCKNASRESLRMELLTDAPWLPGEERVIDKDIIYICPFSGAIKGRVFISNYRLFFRSADADPAVTLEVPLGAISRVEKMGGASSRGENSYGLDITCKDMRNLRFALKQEGHSRRDIFDILFRYAFPLSHGLQLFAFVSQEKFSENGWNVYSPMQEFRRQGLPNDQWRITFLNNNYELCDTYPSILVVPYTASDEDLRRVATFRSRGRISVLSWIHPENQAVITRCSQPLVGMGGKRNRDDERYLELIRATNRTTSKLTIFDARPNVNAVANKATGGGYEGEDAYQNAELVFLDIHNIHVMRESLKKLKDIVYPNVEESHWLSSLESTHWLEHIKLVLSGAIQVADRISSGSSVVVHCSDGWDRTAQLTSLAMLMLDGYYRTLRGFQVLLEKEWLSFGHKFASRIGHGDKNHADADRSPIFLQFVDCVWQMTKQFPTAFEFNEHFLVTVLDHLYSCRFGTFLFNCESLRETSEVKKKTVSLWSFINSEASSYSNPFFTVDLSHVLYPVASMRHLELWVSYYIRWNPRIRQQQSPMEQRYKELLALKEQYLKKLEELQLSDQAPQVSSRGPHLSNSAGPSPSSPPPRVTRLQTPF, translated from the exons ATGGCCTCCGCTTCGTTACCAGTGTATAACTCAAACTCTCTGGATATAAGCTCCTGCAAAAAT GCGTCAAGGGAGAGCCTTAGGATGGAGCTGCTCACTGACGCCCCTTGGCTGCCTGGGGAGGAGAGGGTGATCG aCAAAGACATCATCTACATTTGCCCCTTCAGTGGGGCAATAAAGGGCAGAGTGTTCATCTCCAACTACAGGCTGTTCTTCAGGAGCGCGGATGCT GACCCTGCGGTGACTCTTGAGGTGCCACTTGGAGCCATAAGTCGGGTGGAGAAGATGGGTGGGGCTTCGAGCCGCGGAGAGAATTCCTATGGGCTTGACATCACGTGCAAG GACATGAGGAATCTGCGATTCGCTCTAAAGCAGGAGGGCCACAGCAGAAGGGACATCTTTGACATCCTGTTTCGATACGCCTTCCCCCTTTCCCACGGACTG CAACTGTTTGCTTTCGTGAGCCAGGAGAAGTTTTCGGAAAACGGCTGGAATGTTTACAGCCCAATGCAGGAATTCAGGCGGCAG GGTCTGCCTAACGATCAGTGGAGGATCACCTTCTTGAACAACAACTACGAGCTGTGTGACACCTATCCCAGCATCCTGGTCGTCCCGTACACTGCCTCCGACGAGGACCTGCGCAGGGTGGCCACCTTCCGTTCTCGTGGCCGGATTTCC GTGCTGTCGTGGATACACCCAGAGAACCAGGCCGTGATCACACGCTGCAGCCAGCCCCTggttggcatgggggggaaacgTAACCGTGACGACGAGCGCTACCTGGAGCTCATCCGCGCCACCAACAGGACGACCAGCAAGCTAACCATCTTCGATGCGCGGCCCAACGTCAACGCCGTCGCCAACAAG GCCACAGGCGGTGGGTACGAGGGTGAAGATGCTTACCAGAATGCTGAGCTGGTGTTCCTGGACATCCACAATATCCATGTGATGCGCGAGTcgctaaagaagctgaaggacatCGTGTACCCCAACGTGGAGGAGTCCCACTGGCTGTCCAGCTTGGAGTCCACACACTGGCTAGAGCACATCAAG CTGGTGCTCTCGGGGGCCATCCAGGTGGCAGACAGGATCTCGTCAGGGAGCTCGGTGGTGGTGCACTGCAGCGACGGCTGGGACCGCACTGCCCAGCTGACCTCACTGGCCATGCTCATGCTGGACGGCTACTACCGCACGCTGAGGGGCTTCCAGGTCCTACTGGAGAAGGAGTGGCTCAGCTTCGGGCACAAGTTTGCGTCT AGGATCGGCCATGGCGATAAGAACCACGCCGATGCTGACCGCTCTCCCATCTTCCTGCAGTTTGTGGATTGCGTGTGGCAGATGACCAAGCAG TTCCCCACAGCATTCGAGTTCAACGAGCACTTCTTGGTGACCGTACTGGACCACTTATACAGCTGCCGCTTTGGGACGTTCCTGTTCAACTGTGAGAGCTTGCGGGAAACTAGC GAGGTCAAGAAGAAGACTGTGTCCCTGTGGTCCTTCATCAACAGCGAGGCGTCCTCCTACAGCAACCCCTTCTTCACGGTGGACCTCAGCCACGTGCTCTACCCTGTGGCCAGCATGCGGCACCTGGAACTCTGGGTGTCCTACTACATCCGGTGGAACCCGCGCATCCGGCAGCAG CAGAGTCCAATGGAGCAGCGCTATAAGGAGCTTCTGGCCCTTAAGGAGCAGTACCTGAAGAAGCTGGAGGAGCTCCAGCTTTCGGACCAGGCCCCACAGGTGTCATCCCGGGGCCCACACCTGTCCAACAGCGCCGGCCCCTCCCCCAGCTCGCCCCCACCACGGGTCACGCGCCTGCAAACCCCCTTCTAA
- the LOC125720076 gene encoding myotubularin-like isoform X4, whose product MASASLPVYNSNSLDISSCKNASRESLRMELLTDAPWLPGEERVIDKDIIYICPFSGAIKGRVFISNYRLFFRSADADPAVTLEVPLGAISRVEKMGGASSRGENSYGLDITCKDMRNLRFALKQEGHSRRDIFDILFRYAFPLSHGLQLFAFVSQEKFSENGWNVYSPMQEFRRQGLPNDQWRITFLNNNYELCDTYPSILVVPYTASDEDLRRVATFRSRGRISVLSWIHPENQAVITRCSQPLVGMGGKRNRDDERYLELIRATNRTTSKLTIFDARPNVNAVANKATGGGYEGEDAYQNAELVFLDIHNIHVMRESLKKLKDIVYPNVEESHWLSSLESTHWLEHIKLVLSGAIQVADRISSGSSVVVHCSDGWDRTAQLTSLAMLMLDGYYRTLRGFQVLLEKEWLSFGHKFASRIGHGDKNHADADRSPIFLQFVDCVWQMTKQFPTAFEFNEHFLVTVLDHLYSCRFGTFLFNCESLRETSEVKKKTVSLWSFINSEASSYSNPFFTVDLSHVLYPVASMRHLELWVSYYIRWNPRIRQQQQSPMEQRYKELLALKEQYLKKLEELQLSDQAPQVSSRGPHLSNSAGPSPSSPPPRVTRLQTPF is encoded by the exons ATGGCCTCCGCTTCGTTACCAGTGTATAACTCAAACTCTCTGGATATAAGCTCCTGCAAAAAT GCGTCAAGGGAGAGCCTTAGGATGGAGCTGCTCACTGACGCCCCTTGGCTGCCTGGGGAGGAGAGGGTGATCG aCAAAGACATCATCTACATTTGCCCCTTCAGTGGGGCAATAAAGGGCAGAGTGTTCATCTCCAACTACAGGCTGTTCTTCAGGAGCGCGGATGCT GACCCTGCGGTGACTCTTGAGGTGCCACTTGGAGCCATAAGTCGGGTGGAGAAGATGGGTGGGGCTTCGAGCCGCGGAGAGAATTCCTATGGGCTTGACATCACGTGCAAG GACATGAGGAATCTGCGATTCGCTCTAAAGCAGGAGGGCCACAGCAGAAGGGACATCTTTGACATCCTGTTTCGATACGCCTTCCCCCTTTCCCACGGACTG CAACTGTTTGCTTTCGTGAGCCAGGAGAAGTTTTCGGAAAACGGCTGGAATGTTTACAGCCCAATGCAGGAATTCAGGCGGCAG GGTCTGCCTAACGATCAGTGGAGGATCACCTTCTTGAACAACAACTACGAGCTGTGTGACACCTATCCCAGCATCCTGGTCGTCCCGTACACTGCCTCCGACGAGGACCTGCGCAGGGTGGCCACCTTCCGTTCTCGTGGCCGGATTTCC GTGCTGTCGTGGATACACCCAGAGAACCAGGCCGTGATCACACGCTGCAGCCAGCCCCTggttggcatgggggggaaacgTAACCGTGACGACGAGCGCTACCTGGAGCTCATCCGCGCCACCAACAGGACGACCAGCAAGCTAACCATCTTCGATGCGCGGCCCAACGTCAACGCCGTCGCCAACAAG GCCACAGGCGGTGGGTACGAGGGTGAAGATGCTTACCAGAATGCTGAGCTGGTGTTCCTGGACATCCACAATATCCATGTGATGCGCGAGTcgctaaagaagctgaaggacatCGTGTACCCCAACGTGGAGGAGTCCCACTGGCTGTCCAGCTTGGAGTCCACACACTGGCTAGAGCACATCAAG CTGGTGCTCTCGGGGGCCATCCAGGTGGCAGACAGGATCTCGTCAGGGAGCTCGGTGGTGGTGCACTGCAGCGACGGCTGGGACCGCACTGCCCAGCTGACCTCACTGGCCATGCTCATGCTGGACGGCTACTACCGCACGCTGAGGGGCTTCCAGGTCCTACTGGAGAAGGAGTGGCTCAGCTTCGGGCACAAGTTTGCGTCT AGGATCGGCCATGGCGATAAGAACCACGCCGATGCTGACCGCTCTCCCATCTTCCTGCAGTTTGTGGATTGCGTGTGGCAGATGACCAAGCAG TTCCCCACAGCATTCGAGTTCAACGAGCACTTCTTGGTGACCGTACTGGACCACTTATACAGCTGCCGCTTTGGGACGTTCCTGTTCAACTGTGAGAGCTTGCGGGAAACTAGC GAGGTCAAGAAGAAGACTGTGTCCCTGTGGTCCTTCATCAACAGCGAGGCGTCCTCCTACAGCAACCCCTTCTTCACGGTGGACCTCAGCCACGTGCTCTACCCTGTGGCCAGCATGCGGCACCTGGAACTCTGGGTGTCCTACTACATCCGGTGGAACCCGCGCATCCGGCAGCAG CAGCAGAGTCCAATGGAGCAGCGCTATAAGGAGCTTCTGGCCCTTAAGGAGCAGTACCTGAAGAAGCTGGAGGAGCTCCAGCTTTCGGACCAGGCCCCACAGGTGTCATCCCGGGGCCCACACCTGTCCAACAGCGCCGGCCCCTCCCCCAGCTCGCCCCCACCACGGGTCACGCGCCTGCAAACCCCCTTCTAA
- the LOC125720076 gene encoding myotubularin-like isoform X3, with protein MASASLPVYNSNSLDISSCKNASRESLRMELLTDAPWLPGEERVIDKDIIYICPFSGAIKGRVFISNYRLFFRSADADPAVTLEVPLGAISRVEKMGGASSRGENSYGLDITCKDMRNLRFALKQEGHSRRDIFDILFRYAFPLSHGLQLFAFVSQEKFSENGWNVYSPMQEFRRQGLPNDQWRITFLNNNYELCDTYPSILVVPYTASDEDLRRVATFRSRGRISVLSWIHPENQAVITRCSQPLVGMGGKRNRDDERYLELIRATNRTTSKLTIFDARPNVNAVANKAGTNQGDRSSLYVSVSACLSVCLPVWLPACLSACLSACLPACLPASVRVLVCLSLSLSLYVCLSVCLPLSVCLSVSVSLSLSLSLSVCLPVCLPLSMCLSVCLSPSLCLPACLPACLSACLCPCACLSLSLSLPLSVCLPVCLPVCLPVCLPACLCPCACLSLSLSLSLSLSVCRSLWASNCLQATGGGYEGEDAYQNAELVFLDIHNIHVMRESLKKLKDIVYPNVEESHWLSSLESTHWLEHIKLVLSGAIQVADRISSGSSVVVHCSDGWDRTAQLTSLAMLMLDGYYRTLRGFQVLLEKEWLSFGHKFASRIGHGDKNHADADRSPIFLQFVDCVWQMTKQFPTAFEFNEHFLVTVLDHLYSCRFGTFLFNCESLRETSEVKKKTVSLWSFINSEASSYSNPFFTVDLSHVLYPVASMRHLELWVSYYIRWNPRIRQQQQSPMEQRYKELLALKEQYLKKLEELQLSDQAPQVSSRGPHLSNSAGPSPSSPPPRVTRLQTPF; from the exons ATGGCCTCCGCTTCGTTACCAGTGTATAACTCAAACTCTCTGGATATAAGCTCCTGCAAAAAT GCGTCAAGGGAGAGCCTTAGGATGGAGCTGCTCACTGACGCCCCTTGGCTGCCTGGGGAGGAGAGGGTGATCG aCAAAGACATCATCTACATTTGCCCCTTCAGTGGGGCAATAAAGGGCAGAGTGTTCATCTCCAACTACAGGCTGTTCTTCAGGAGCGCGGATGCT GACCCTGCGGTGACTCTTGAGGTGCCACTTGGAGCCATAAGTCGGGTGGAGAAGATGGGTGGGGCTTCGAGCCGCGGAGAGAATTCCTATGGGCTTGACATCACGTGCAAG GACATGAGGAATCTGCGATTCGCTCTAAAGCAGGAGGGCCACAGCAGAAGGGACATCTTTGACATCCTGTTTCGATACGCCTTCCCCCTTTCCCACGGACTG CAACTGTTTGCTTTCGTGAGCCAGGAGAAGTTTTCGGAAAACGGCTGGAATGTTTACAGCCCAATGCAGGAATTCAGGCGGCAG GGTCTGCCTAACGATCAGTGGAGGATCACCTTCTTGAACAACAACTACGAGCTGTGTGACACCTATCCCAGCATCCTGGTCGTCCCGTACACTGCCTCCGACGAGGACCTGCGCAGGGTGGCCACCTTCCGTTCTCGTGGCCGGATTTCC GTGCTGTCGTGGATACACCCAGAGAACCAGGCCGTGATCACACGCTGCAGCCAGCCCCTggttggcatgggggggaaacgTAACCGTGACGACGAGCGCTACCTGGAGCTCATCCGCGCCACCAACAGGACGACCAGCAAGCTAACCATCTTCGATGCGCGGCCCAACGTCAACGCCGTCGCCAACAAGGCAGGAACTAATCAGGGGGACAGATCGTCTCTGTAtgtctctgtgtctgcctgcctgtctgtctgtctgcctgtctggctgcctgcctgcctgt ctgcctgcctgtctgcctgcctgcctgcctgcctgcctgcctctgtcCGTGTGcttgtttgtctctctctctccctctctctgtatgtctgcctgtctgtctgcctgcctctgTCCGTGTgcttgtctgtctctgtctctctctctctctccctctctctgtctgtctgcctgcctgtctgcctgcctctgTCCATgtgcttgtctgtctgtctctctccctctctctgtctgcctgcctgtctgcctgcctgtctgtctgcctgcctctgTCCGTGTgcttgtctgtctctgtctctctctctccctctctctgtctgtctgcctgtctgtctgcctgtctgtctgcctgtctgtctgcctgcctgcctctgtcCGTGtgcttgtctgtctctctctctctctctctccctctctctgtctgtctgccggtCTTTATGGGCCTCAAACTGCTTGCAGGCCACAGGCGGTGGGTACGAGGGTGAAGATGCTTACCAGAATGCTGAGCTGGTGTTCCTGGACATCCACAATATCCATGTGATGCGCGAGTcgctaaagaagctgaaggacatCGTGTACCCCAACGTGGAGGAGTCCCACTGGCTGTCCAGCTTGGAGTCCACACACTGGCTAGAGCACATCAAG CTGGTGCTCTCGGGGGCCATCCAGGTGGCAGACAGGATCTCGTCAGGGAGCTCGGTGGTGGTGCACTGCAGCGACGGCTGGGACCGCACTGCCCAGCTGACCTCACTGGCCATGCTCATGCTGGACGGCTACTACCGCACGCTGAGGGGCTTCCAGGTCCTACTGGAGAAGGAGTGGCTCAGCTTCGGGCACAAGTTTGCGTCT AGGATCGGCCATGGCGATAAGAACCACGCCGATGCTGACCGCTCTCCCATCTTCCTGCAGTTTGTGGATTGCGTGTGGCAGATGACCAAGCAG TTCCCCACAGCATTCGAGTTCAACGAGCACTTCTTGGTGACCGTACTGGACCACTTATACAGCTGCCGCTTTGGGACGTTCCTGTTCAACTGTGAGAGCTTGCGGGAAACTAGC GAGGTCAAGAAGAAGACTGTGTCCCTGTGGTCCTTCATCAACAGCGAGGCGTCCTCCTACAGCAACCCCTTCTTCACGGTGGACCTCAGCCACGTGCTCTACCCTGTGGCCAGCATGCGGCACCTGGAACTCTGGGTGTCCTACTACATCCGGTGGAACCCGCGCATCCGGCAGCAG CAGCAGAGTCCAATGGAGCAGCGCTATAAGGAGCTTCTGGCCCTTAAGGAGCAGTACCTGAAGAAGCTGGAGGAGCTCCAGCTTTCGGACCAGGCCCCACAGGTGTCATCCCGGGGCCCACACCTGTCCAACAGCGCCGGCCCCTCCCCCAGCTCGCCCCCACCACGGGTCACGCGCCTGCAAACCCCCTTCTAA